In a genomic window of Mycosarcoma maydis chromosome 5, whole genome shotgun sequence:
- a CDS encoding uncharacterized protein (related to alpha,alpha-trehalose-phosphate synthase, 115 KD subunit), protein MPRRGNLGGHRVVIASLFLPDTLHFIEPEYESAFAESPEESTAPPSPESLPRETPLPLHELNSRLAASMSLLSQDRQARSMPLPARSPKSRQPSFADTKINMSELMSEAAVPRLDVRDAPVSGASSPHIGSRRGSMSEHTSIVGATGATADASDIPVAPASDHGRSAITSDPQGSSSFGTSSLSGQTAPTATATATATTTTAAAAASAATPKSRRTSFNTNTSSGTALATTALAPEGTGTRTPGARAGGKLGITTPLSIISDLAARQAGPVPPPISTFESERHHPFGSGAVTPMVGSQTPGNVNRPPGLARAFPMSLSMTKANPSGALSAGPGQLPTLKSLNASKSVNNAPGPGSGSKTPGAPTSLKSVKMASAVASGSINDHGRGVPVSPAQTRKASTSTVERPSSRELLGHARIPRGRERSVASSPTATIKGRSHLHHQAGGSSNQGPPAAPSSVFSRNRSMRSTTRRNNGRRASSTSRSHLGRRTSTASLDTVADDDTGLALPPFEFVSNPSANGGLINAVKSIERERLRAGKLYVGTPALSTEGWLGPAEKRHLEQRYMKERSSMPVWLQDDDFDLSYNRFCKQILWPTFHYTSPTSKGLDNEHEAFRAYWEVNRRFADAIEDVYQEGDIVWINDYHLLLVPQMVRERLPHATIGLFVHIAFPSSEIFRCLSMRETLLKGMLGADLIGFQTHNFCRHFRQTVSRILQLEATPKGVQLEGSFVTVAPFPIGIDVRSLNAKRQDPEVREWVAQLRQKYAGKRIIVGRDKLDWIKGVRQKLLAFEAFLDENPKWAGQVVLIQVALATTEENEEIGEATDVVSRINNKYSTLTYQPVVFLHVQDITFGQYLALLTVADCFLATSLREGMNLTSHEFVVCQEVSHRPLVLSEFTGTYSGLRACIGINPWNTKQVAHAIHKALTMDESEMVQRWTDLHRVVVTQTAQQWITSLLGHLERAHLEQERLENMFVPRLEVAQLVSEWRAAHSRLLLIDLEETLVTYDPLAAHEQGGFCPPDWLFALLNDLAADSKNVVYILSGMGTDDLDRVASRIDSIGFVAEDGCFVKHAGESHWNSLVAPFDLRPVREILSYFSERTPNSYIEERGASVCWRFWNDKLGDRNSHEAQWARRQSAEVANLIHERFSHSLRVVPCRTNCLILPRHASRVAAVQHIIMQMSIVGSMSAPGAHSGSQQSSASTPSLSAQRPNDIAQRLADQPHHSPLESAYKQPSNYWPMPTAHSTRASSPVVQHHPTPHSSMRSHHGSVSVHLPHHYHQTHTFDFVLALSQDEKLLAYVNTLDLFAPVTCTTVDLEKNRGTEAAYFLAQSDVQEALEEMVGFRARDLKWANR, encoded by the coding sequence atgCCGCGTCGAGGCAATCTCGGTGGTCACCGCGTGGTGatcgcctcgctcttcctTCCCGACACACTTCACTTTATCGAGCCCGAATACGAATCAGCTTTCGCGGAGTCACCAGAAGAATCGACTGCTCCACCTTCACCTGAGTCGCTGCCCAGAGAAACACCCCTCCCGCTGCACGAACTCAATTCGAGGCTGGCGGCTTCCATGTCCTTGTTGTCGCAAGACCGCCAAGCACGTTCCATGCCTTTACCGGCAAGGTCACCTAAAAGCCGCCAGCCTTCTTTCGCGGACACCAAGATCAACATGAGCGAGCTCATGTCCGAAGCTGCGGTTCCTAGGCTCGATGTGCGCGACGCACCTGTTTCGGGAGCGTCAAGTCCGCACATTGGTTCCCGCAGAGGATCCATGTCGGAACATACGAGCATCGTCGGTGCTACTGGTGCTACTGCTGATGCGTCGGATATCCCCGTCGCACCTGCATCCGACCATGGTCGGTCTGCTATCACCTCAGATCCCCAaggctcgagctccttTGGAACCTCATCTTTGTCAGGGCAGACGGCGCCAACTGCTACTGCTACTGCTACTGCTACTACTactactgctgctgctgctgcttctgctgcgACACCCAAGAGCCGTCGCACCAGCTTCAACACTAACACCAGCAGTGGGACCGCGCTCGCCACGACTGCCTTGGCGCCAGAAGGAACAGGTACACGCACACCTGGCGCCAGAGCTggcggcaagctcggcatcacTACTCCGCTCAGCATCATTTCCGATCTCGCTGCCAGGCAAGCTGGACCTGTACCGCCTCCTATCTCCACTTTCGAGAGCGAGAGGCACCACCCGTTTGGATCTGGCGCTGTCACTCCCATGGTAGGTTCTCAGACACCTGGCAATGTCAACCGACCACCCGGACTCGCCCGCGCCTTCCCCATGTCGCTCAGTATGACCAAAGCCAATCCCTCAGGAGCACTTTCGGCTGGACCTGGTCAGTTGCCTACCCTTAAAAGTCTTAACGCGTCCAAGTCTGTCAACAACGCTCCTGGACCCGGCTCTGGCTCCAAAACACCTGGTGCACCTACAAGTTTGAAAAGCGTCAAGATGGCTAGTGCCGTAGCGAGCGGTTCGATCAATGACCACGGAAGAGGCGTGCCAGTTTCGCCTGCCCAGACGCGCAAAGCATCTACTTCAACCGTCGAGAGACCGTCCTCGCgagagctgcttggccatgCTCGCATACCGCGAGGACGGGAACGATCTGTCGCCTCGTCTCCGACGGCTACCATCAAGGGACGATCTCAtctccaccaccaagcCGGTGGTAGCAGCAATCAGGGCCCGCCCGCTGCACCGTCTTCTGTCTTTAGCCGCAACAGAAGCATGCGATCCACCACGCGCCGAAACAATGGCCGCCGAGCCTCGTCCACTAGCCGCTCGCATCTCGGACGCCGCACTTCCACCGCTTCGCTAGACACGGTCGCCGATGATGACACCGGTCTTGCCTTACCTCCTTTCGAATTCGTCAGTAATCCTTCGGCTAACGGCGGTCTCATCAATGCGGTCAAGAGTATCGAACGAGAACGCCTGCGTGCAGGAAAGCTCTATGTCGGCACGCCTGCTTTGTCCACTGAAGGCTGGCTTGGTCCTGCAGAAAAGCGtcatctcgagcagagGTACATGAAGGAGCGATCGTCTATGCCCGTGTGGCTCCAAGATGATGACTTTGACCTGAGTTACAACCGCTTTTGCAAGCAGATCCTGTGGCCCACCTTCCACTACACTTCACCCACCTCTAAAGGTCTCGATAACGAACATGAGGCTTTTCGTGCTTACTGGGAGGTCAACCGCCGTTTCGCTGACGCTATCGAGGACGTCTACCAGGAAGGTGACATTGTTTGGATCAACGATTACCatttgctgctcgtgccACAGATGGTGCGCGAGCGTCTGCCGCATGCCACCATCGGTCTCTTTGTGCACATCGCCTTTCCGTCCTCGGAGATCTTCCGTTGCTTAAGCATGcgcgagacgctgctgaagGGCATGCTTGGCGCAGACCTCATTGGCTTCCAGACGCACAACTTTTGCCGTCACTTTCGCCAGACGGTCAGTCGCatcttgcagctcgaggcgaCACCTAAGGGAGTGCAGCTCGAAGGTAGCTTTGTCACAGTGGCACCTTTTCCCATCGGTATTGATGTTCGTAGCCTCAACGCCAAACGCCAGGACCCCGAGGTGCGCGAGTGGGTCGCTCAGCTGCGACAAAAATACGCAGGCAAGCGTATTATTGTCGGCAGGGACAAGCTGGACTGGATCAAGGGTGTACGTcaaaagctgctcgcctTCGAAGCTTTCTTGGATGAGAATCCCAAATGGGCAGGCCAGGTCGTGCTTATCCAAGTTGCTTTGGCTACGACCGAGGAGAATGAGGAGATTGGCGAGGCGACCGACGTGGTTTCGCGCATCAACAACAAGTATAGCACACTCACCTACCAGCCCGTGGTGTTCCTGCACGTCCAAGATATCACGTTCGGTCAGTATTTGGCGCTGCTCACCGTGGCTGATTGTTTCCTCGCCACCAGTCTGCGGGAAGGCATGAACCTCACTTCACACGAGTTTGTCGTCTGCCAAGAAGTCAGCCACCGCCCTCTAGTGCTGTCTGAATTCACGGGCACCTACTCTGgccttcgtgcttgcatAGGCATCAACCCTTGGAACACCAAGCAGGTGGCACACGCCATCCATAAGGCGCTCACCATGGACGAGTCTGAGATGGTGCAACGATGGACGGATCTGCACCGCGTCGTGGTCACCCAGACGGCGCAGCAGTGGATCACTTCGCTACTGGGCCACCTGGAACGGGCGCACTTGGAGCAGGAAAGACTCGAAAACATGTTTGTGCCGCGGCTTGAGGTTGCCCAGCTAGTATCGGAATGGCGCGCTGCCCACTCGCGTCTGTTGCTCATTGACCTCGAAGAAACCTTGGTTACCTACGACCCACTTGCCGCACACGAGCAGGGTGGCTTCTGTCCTCCCGATTGGCTGTtcgcgctgctcaacgatTTGGCCGCAGACAGCAAGAATGTCGTCTACATTCTCAGCGGTATGGGCACTGACGACTTGGACCGCGTTGCTTCGcgcatcgacagcatcggCTTTGTTGCAGAGGACGGCTGCTTTGTCAAGCATGCTGGAGAGAGCCACTGGAATAGCCTGGTTGCGCCGTTCGACCTTCGACCTGTGCGCGAGATCCTGTCGTACTTTTCCGAACGCACGCCCAACTCGTACATTGAGGAGCGGGGTGCTTCCGTGTGTTGGCGGTTCTGGAacgacaagcttggcgaCCGCAACTCGCACGAAGCGCAATGGGCACGAAGGCAGTCAGCTGAGGTGGCCAATCTGATTCACGAGCGATTCTCTCACTCGCTGCGCGTGGTGCCGTGTCGCACCAACTGCCTGATTCTACCTCGTCACGCGAGCAGAGTGGCGGCAGTGCAGCACATTATCATGCAAATGAGCATCGTTGGATCGATGTCTGCGCCAGGAGCCCACAGCGGTAGTCAGCagtcgtcggcgtcgacgccatcgcTTTCGGCGCAGAGGCCTAACGACATTGCACAGCGTCTGGCAGATCAGCCTCACCACTCACCGCTGGAGAGCGCGTACAAGCAGCCTTCGAACTACTGGCCGATGCCTACAGCGCACAGCACGCGTGCATCGTCGCCCGTCGTGCAGCACCACCCTACGCCCCACTCTTCGATGCGGTCTCACCACGGATCCGTCTCAGTCCATCTTCCACATCACTATCATCAGACTCACACGTTTgactttgtgcttgcgctcAGCCAGGACGAAAAGCTGTTGGCGTACGTCAACACCTTGGATTTGTTTGCGCCTGTCACGTGCACCACGGTGGATCTGGAGAAGAACCGAGGCACCGAAGCGGCCTACTTTTTGGCGCAATCCGACGTGCAagaggcgctcgaggagaTGGTTGGTTTCCGAGCGCGCGACCTCAAGTGGGCCAATCGTTGA
- a CDS encoding uncharacterized protein (related to poly(a) binding protein II), giving the protein MASHQEEVSLSEPGTSELHHAQSTDAAGVEPTSTDTTADVTAMTDEDAEIEAMKQRVAEMEAEAAKLRELQQAAGEAGGAGLHPTEEEREEVDSRSIYVGNVDYGATPEEVQQHFQSCGTINRVTILCDKFTGHPKGFAYVEFAEPSLVANAMVLNESLFRGRLIKVTAKRTNMPGLSARGRGRGRGRGRPFRGRGRGRGRGYY; this is encoded by the coding sequence ATGGCATCGCACCAGGAAGAAGTCTCGCTCTCCGAGCCTGGCACAAGCGAACTTCATCACGCTCAATCCACAGATGCCGCTGGTGTCGAGCCTACATCAACAGACACTACCGCCGACGTTACTGCCATGACGGATGAAGATGCCGAAATCGAGGCGATGAAGCAAAGAGTTGCAGAGATGGAGGCCGAGGCAGCCAAGCTTCGTGAACTCCAACAGGCGGCAGGTGAGGCGGGCGGCGCAGGCCTGCATCCTACcgaagaggagcgcgaAGAGGTTGACTCAAGAAGTATCTATGTCGGCAACGTCGACTACGGTGCGACACCAGAAGAGGTGCAACAACACTTTCAGAGCTGCGGCACCATCAACCGTGTCACAATCCTTTGCGACAAATTTACCGGGCATCCCAAGGGCTTCGCGTACGTCGAGTTCGCCGAGCCATCGCTGGTGGCCAACGCCATGGTGCTCAACGAGTCGCTGTTCCGCGGTCGCTTGATCAAGGTTACAGCCAAGCGTACAAACATGCCAGGTCTTTCAGCACGTGGCCGCGGTCGTGGCCGTGGTCGTGGTCGTCCCttccgaggacgaggtcgGGGTCGAGGACGCGGCTACTACTAA
- a CDS encoding uncharacterized protein (related to Sulfite oxidase) yields MAQIVRQDSPLNTEPCSEELASSYITPNELVFNRNHDSAVSATEHHSTEVGWSIDISVEDDQALSSIHVTQPSLPLESLKANYEKVEVVATLECAGNRRAELAASHQPAEGIQWGDAVIANVIWGGASLRSVLLAAGIPDPFCHHSDLTSLKPSAEASLADAASWAHSLHLHIYSAQESSESDDPTRKEVFAASIPLVTALHPNQNCLLSYEYNRTPLTQRHGAPLRAVIPGHVGARWVKWLNGLKISARENDSPPMRQDYKLLVPHAQSEEKDFADKAANGSEFRKQQLHQKKPLQQLAASCSVTLPRNDAQAVQVTKERTIEVKGYAVGQDGCPATKVYVALIPEAEASTEEVLVSLSADLVWKQAEFHTQDPSNWSWAWTLWHVQLPAPRHADQKWILIARCATAAGVEQEKISDWNLRGFCNRSWSVVRNLRIQS; encoded by the exons ATGGCGCAGATCGTACGGCAAGATAGT CCGTTGAACACCGAGCCGTGCTCGGAAGAGCTGGCCAGCTCTTACATTACGCCAAACGAGCTCGTCTTCAATCGAAACCATGACTCGGCCGTTTCGGCAACTGAACATCATTCGACCGAAGTAGGTTGGAGCATTGACATCTCTGTcgaagacgatcaagctcTGAGCTCCATCCACGTGACCCAGCCTTCGCTGCCCCTCGAGTCGTTGAAGGCCAACTACGAGAAGGTCGAGGTAGTCGCAACGCTCGAGTGTGCCGGTAATCGGCGTGCGGAGCTGGCTGCATCTCATCAGCCAGCAGAAGGCATACAATGGGGCGATGCAGTCATCGCAAACGTCATCTGGGGTGGAGCTTCTCTGCGTTCCGtcctgctcgctgctggcaTCCCAGATCCTTTCTGTCACCATTCGGACTTGACATCACTGAAACCGTCCGCCGAAGCATCGCTCGCCGACGCAGCTTCATGGGCCCATTCACTCCACCTTCATATCTACAGCGCACAAGAAAGCAGTGAATCAGACGATCCTACTCGAAAAGAAGTTTTCGCCGCCTCGATCCCGCTCGTCACCGCTTTGCACCCGAATCAGAACTGTCTCTTATCGTACGAGTACAATCGGACTCCACTGACACAGCGTCATGGTGCACCTTTGCGAGCCGTGATCCCAGGTCATGTAGGCGCGAGGTGGGTCAAGTGGCTCAATGGGCTCAAAATCAGCGCACGGGAAAACGATTCGCCTCCCATGCGACAAGATTACAAGTTGCTTGTTCCACATGCACAGTCAGAAGAGAAAGATTTTGCAGATAAAGCTGCGAACGGTTCAGAGTTTCGTAAACAGCAGTTGCACCAAAAGAAGCCACTGCAACAACTCGCAGCCAGCTGCTCTGTCACACTACCCCGAAACGACGCTCAAGCGGTCCAGGTCACAAAGGAGCGCACGATAGAAGTGAAAGGTTATGCCGTAGGCCAAGACGGGTGTCCAGCTACAAAAGTCTATGTCGCCCTGATCCCGGAAGCGGAAGCTTCAACGGAAGAGGTTCTCGTTTCGCTCTCTGCCGATCTCGTATGGAAGCAAGCAGAGTTCCACACGCAAGATCCCTCGAATTGGAGCTGGGCTTGGACACTGTGGCATGTCCAACTGCCTGCTCCCAGGCACGCCGATCAGAAATGGATCTTGATCGCCAGATGCG CTACAGCCGCTGGTGTTGAGCAGGAGAAGATATCTGACTGGAATCTGCGTGGGTTCTGCAATCGCTCTTGGTCTGTTGTCCGCAACCTCAGGATCCAGTCTTGA
- a CDS encoding putative polyadenylation factor, with the protein MSQTLTLYPVTAFTFTTKDAQPEEDPSVAARLQRLQNNYEDLGMRRTVEAVLVVHEHGHPHVLMLQIANAFFKLPGDYLKPGEDEVEGIKARLDERLGPVESDPNSFGPNGEGRNKDDGDWEIQDCLAQWWRPNFETFMYPYAPPHVTKPKECKKLFLVLAVPKNMKLLAVPLFELYDNSQRYGPQLAAIPHLLSRYNFIYSD; encoded by the exons ATGTCTCAAACCCTGACGCTCTACCCAGTCACGGCTTTCACTTTCACAACAAAGGACGCACAACCGGAAGAAGATCCGTCGGTTGCAGCCCGCTTGCAACGCTTGCAAAACAACTATGAAGACCTCGGTATGAGGCGGACGGTCGAAgcggtgctggtggtgcaCGAACATGGGCATCCGCACGTCCTCATGCTTCAGATTGCCAATGCTTTCTTCAAACT ACCGGGAGACTATCTGAAACCAGGAGAAGATGAAGTGGAAGGAATCAAGGCACGATTAGACGAGCGACTGGGGCCGGTCGAGAGCGATCCCAACTCATTCGGCCCCAATGGCGAAGGGCGTAATAAAGACGACGGAGATTGGGAAATTCAAGACTGCCTCGCTCAATGGTGGAGGCCCAACTTTGAGACATTCATG TATCCGTATGCACCACCACATGTCACCAAGCCGAAAGAGTGCAAgaagctcttcctc GTTCTCGCAGTACCCAAAAACATGAAGTTGCTCGCAGTACCATTGTTCGAACTCTACGACAACTCGCAACGCTACGGCCCCCAACTCGCCGCCATCCCCCACCTCCTTTCGAGATACAACTTCATTTACTCGGATTGA
- a CDS encoding squalene monooxygenase (related to squalene monooxygenase), producing MLSKTSSAKPDIILVGAGIVGSALAYSLGKSGRRVALLERDFDEPDRIVGELLQPGGVRALSKMGIVDTLEDIDAVPVEGYHVFYGSRSVPIPYPQERPDQAGSGVVSNSGRVEGRSFHHGKFVQSLRSKALHQQNVTPYEATVRDLLKDAEGRVVGVSATWKKAPEGKPAAFELRAPLTIVADGCFSKFRRTHGSSIQPLVRSNFVGLELHDAPLPAPHHGHVVLSKNGPVLLYQIGTHTTRILIDVAGEKLPSAAKGDLQKHVNENVISQLPEQLRECVQVEMAKGQRLRSMPNSFLPPSMQGQSEHAKGVIVVGDAMNMRHPLTGGGMTVGLWDAVHLTEVLGGSEWAPLSGDKPSRAPLELANWSTLSPALRSWHWNRKGLSSVINILAQALYSLFGADDANLEVLREGCFKYFEMGGECVNGPVSLLSGLAPRPMLLVGHFFAVAVYSIYALFAHPKFYPKEGKTRKPSLLEYPALIWRSIMVFYTACIVLLPVVFTEMKSNVPRLTPVTAASGTSGKGGQLANAGSLRTDNFALVSASILLIATVMFWGNARDPGTARNLSNWLVFPKVGAGAS from the coding sequence ATGCTCTCCAAAACTTCATCCGCCAAGCCCGACATCATCCTTGTCGGAGCCGGCATCGTTGGCTCCGCTCTTGCCTATTCGCTCGGCAAGTCCGGCCGCCGGGTAGCTCTTCTCGAGAGAGACTTTGACGAGCCGGACCGTATtgtcggcgagcttcttcagccCGGTGGTGTACGTGCACTCTCCAAAATGGGCATTGTCGATACGCTTGAAGATATCGACGCTGTTCCTGTCGAAGGCTACCACGTATTCTACGGTTCTCGCTCCGTACCTATCCCTTATCCGCAGGAAAGACCCGACCAAGCCGGCAGTGGCGTTGTCAGTAATAGTGGCAGGGTTGAGGGTCGCAGTTTCCACCATGGCAAGTTCGTTCAGTCTCTACGCAGCAAGGCTCTTCATCAGCAAAATGTCACCCCGTACGAAGCCACAGTACGAGATCTGCTCAAAGACGCCGAAGGCAGAGTCGTTGGTGTCAGCGCTACGTGGAAGAAAGCGCCAGAGGGCAAACCAGCGGCTTTTGAGCTGCGTGCTCCTCTCACCATTGTTGCTGATGGCTGCTTCTCCAAATTTCGACGTACACACGGAAGCTCAATCCAACCCTTGGTTCGATCCAACTTTGTCGGTCTTGAGCTGCACGATGCTCCCTTACCTGCGCCGCACCACGGCCATGTCGTCTTGTCCAAGAACGGTCCGGTGTTGCTGTATCAGATTGGCACCCACACCACACGTATTCTGATCGATGTAGCCGGCGAAAAGCTACCTTCGGCAGCAAAAGGAGATCTGCAAAAGCACGTCAACGAGAATGTAATTTCTCAGCTTCCAGAGCAGCTGCGCGAATGCGTTCAAGTCGAAATGGCCAAAGGTCAGCGATTGCGCAGTATGCCCAATTCCTTCCTGCCGCCCAGCATGCAGGGTCAGTCCGAACACGCAAAGGGAGTCATCGTGGTCGGAGATGCGATGAATATGCGACATCCTCTCACAGGCGGTGGAATGACCGTCGGTCTCTGGGATGCCGTTCATCTCACAGAAGTGCTCGGTGGATCAGAATGGGCACCACTCTCTGGCGACAAACCATCACGCGCTCCACTCGAACTCGCCAATTGGTCTACCCTCAGCCCAGCATTGCGCTCCTGGCACTGGAACAGGAAGGGTCTCTCTTCCGTCATCAACATTCTCGCACAAGCATTGTACAGCCTGTTTGGCGCCGACGATGCCAACCTCGAAGTGCTGCGAGAAGGTTGTTTCAAGTACTTTGAAATGGGAGGCGAGTGTGTCAATGGTCCTGTATCGCTGCTTTCTGGACTGGCACCGAGACCGATGCTCCTCGTTGGACACTTTTTCGCTGTTGCTGTATACAGCATCTATGCGCTGTTCGCTCATCCCAAATTCTACCCTAAGGAGGGAAAGACGAGGAAGCCTTCACTATTGGAATACCCAGCGTTGATCTGGCGATCCATCATGGTTTTCTACACGGCATGTATCGTGCTGCTTCCGGTCGTTTTCACGGAGATGAAGAGCAACGTTCCAAGGCTCACTCCTGTCACCGCAGCTTCAGGAACAAGTGGAAAGGGCGGTCAATTGGCGAACGCTGGATCTCTCAGGACGGACAACTTTGCCCTCGTCAGTGCCTCAATTCTGCTGATTGCAACCGTGATGTTCTGGGGCAACGCGAGGGATCCTGGTACAGCGAGAAACCTGTCCAATTGGTTGGTCTTTCCCAAAGTAGGTGCCGGAGCGTCCTGA
- a CDS encoding putative TATA-binding protein, with amino-acid sequence MAFGGVALPGSGTSANNATSIKGGVNAGAQPKANGAGEDDKKAVLGKDVGMDQQGLSSVHGIVPTLQNIVATVNLEVRLDLKTIALHARNAEYNPKRFAAVIMRIREPKTTALIFASGKMVVTGAKSEDDSRLASRKYARIIQKLGFEAKFSEFKIQNIVGSCDVRFPIRLEGLAYSHGVYSSYEPELFPGLIYRMVKPKVVLLIFVSGKIVLTGAKVREEIYQAFNLILPVLAEFRKP; translated from the exons ATGGCTTTCGGAGGTGTCGCGCTGCCCGGCTCGGGCACTTCTGCTAACAATGCTACCAGCATCAAAGGTGGCGTCAATGCTGGAGCCCAGCCCAAAGCCAACGGCGCCGGCGAAGATGACAAGAAGGCCGTTCTCGGCAAGGATGTCGGCATGGACCAGCAAGGCCTCTCGAGTGTTCATGGCATTGTGCCAACCTTGCA GAACATTGTTGCTACCGTCAACCTGGAGGTGCGTCTCGACTTGAAGACCATCGCCCTGCACGCCCGTAACGCCGAGTATAACCCTAAGCGTTTTGCCGCAGTCATCATGCGTATTCGCGAGCCCAAGACCACCGCACTCATCTTCGCCTCGGGCAAGATGGTGGTCACCGGTGCCAAGTCGGAGGACGACAGTCGTCTTGCCAGCCGAAAGTACGCGCGTATCATCCAGAAGCTCGGTTTCGAGGCTAAGTTCAGCGAGTTCAAGATTCAGAACATTGTCGGTTCATGCGACGTGCGCTTCCCTATTCGTCTTGAAGGACTCGCTTACAGCCACGGTGTGTACTCTTCGTACGAGCCCGAGCTGTTTCCTGGTCTTATCTACCGCATGGTCAAGCCCAAGGTTGTGTTGCTTATCTTTGTCTCGGGCAAGATTGTGCTCACGGGTGCCAAGGTACGAGAAGAGATCTACCAGGCGTTCAATCTCATTCTACCTGTATTGGCTGAGTTCCGGAAGCCTTGA
- a CDS encoding uncharacterized protein (related to ferric reductase), producing MEKRHGSPTTAGIGLLPNTRTGDPWIGQPKYSQGITATISIIIFLFALASLHSRWQRSTKAAPASSSGRLTRPVAALRMLAYRHLPSFRLASINFRLPVLGATLGLSAFMLGFTIWAFVVQPYYRVDRSFGSPPLALRAGMMALGLMPFIYTLASKVNFISLLTGVSHERLQIFHQWLARFMLFLATVHAIPFIHQPLADHGVTGLREEFFSDSINTTGVIAYVCLFVLSFASTTGIRERCYELFLLIHVPVAVLFLGYMFVHCQAMLTSWRYLWATTALYMLSVFLRFATQLQQNSFLSLAKCRVEAMPSDFAKITVESPMRWRPGQHVFVRFPGLSPLSAHPFTIISMPSADDQQLMSTIVLMVKARKGLTKRLYDRAVRIQGEQAAKGLELSAVLDGPYGQDASVATYHHALLLAGGSGITFVLASLLEVVWLWQKKAATTRRIHLVWSMRDVQSLNWARQHLVTVACLAPQDALKVTIYVSGADPASQNLDLPASWEVQWGVHPDAASVLSEFIQGISVPTEKDPDTEKACPSNSSTGPIEGPASAAVVVCGPSGMVKDAANATATLQRDILCGKLSSLDNVSLITEHFGF from the coding sequence ATGGAGAAGAGGCACGGCTCGCCCACTACGGCCGGCATCGGCTTGCTGCCTAATACCCGCACTGGTGATCCTTGGATTGGTCAACCTAAATACAGTCAAGGCATAACGGCGACGATCTCAATCATCATTTTCCTTTTTGCACTGGCTTCACTTCATTCGCGATGGCAGCGCTCGACCAAGGCAGcgccagcctcgagctctgGTAGACTCACTCGACCCGTCGCAGCACTCCGCATGCTTGCCTATCGACATCTGCCGTCTTTTCGCTTGGCGTCCATCAACTTCCGTCTGCCCGTTCTCGGAGCTACTTTGGGATTGAGCGCCTTCATGCTTGGCTTCACTATCTGGGCCTTTGTAGTGCAACCGTATTACCGTGTCGACCGCAGTTTCGGTAGCCCGCCCCTAGCTCTGCGCGCTGGCATGATGGCGCTTGGGCTGATGCCTTTCATCTATACATTAGCTTCAAAAGTCAACTTTATTTCTCTGCTTACCGGAGTAAGTCATGAGAGGCTCCAAATTTTCCACCAATGGCTCGCTCGATTTATGCTTTTCCTCGCCACGGTCCACGCCATTCCATTCATCCATCAACCCTTGGCCGACCATGGCGTTACTGGGCTACGAGAAGAGTTCTTCTCAGACAGCATCAACACAACTGGTGTTATCGCGTATGTATGTCTGTTTGTGCTTTCATTTGCCAGCACAACTGGCATTCGCGAACGATGCTACGAGCTTTTTCTGCTCATCCATGTACCCGTGGCGGTCCTCTTCCTGGGCTACATGTTTGTGCATTGCCAGGCGATGCTGACATCTTGGAGATATCTCTGGGCTACCACAGCCTTGTACATGCTGTCTGTGTTCTTGCGATTCGCCACTCAGCTCCAGCAGAACAGCTTCCTGTCGCTCGCAAAGTGCCGTGTCGAAGCCATGCCAAGTGACTTTGCAAAGATAACGGTAGAATCACCTATGCGATGGAGGCCTGGGCAACATGTGTTTGTGCGCTTCCCTGGTCTTTCACCTCTGTCAGCGCATCCcttcaccatcatctcaATGCCCTCGGCCGACGATCAGCAGTTGATGTCGACCATCGTACTGATGGTGAAAGCCCGCAAAGGCCTCACAAAGCGCCTCTACGACCGAGCAGTTCGGATTCAAGGCGAACAAGCAGCAAAAGGACTCGAACTCTCAGCAGTGCTTGACGGCCCGTATGGACAAGACGCCAGCGTCGCCACCTACCATCATGCCTTGCTGTTGGCTGGTGGGAGCGGCATTACCTTTGTCCTTGCATCGTTGCTTGAAGTGGTATGGCTTTGGCAGAAGAAAGCTGCTACGACGCGGCGTATCCACCTGGTATGGTCCATGCGCGATGTGCAATCGCTCAACTGGGCCCGCCAGCATCTCGTCACCGTTGCTTGCCTTGCACCTCAAGACGCTCTTAAAGTAACGATCTATGTCAGCGGGGCAGACCCGGCATCTCAAAACCTTGACCTACCAGCAAGTTGGGAAGTGCAGTGGGGCGTGCATCCCGATGCTGCCTCTGTCTTGTCGGAATTCATTCAAGGGATATCCGTTCCGACGGAGAAAGACCCAGACACCGAAAAGGCATGTCCGAGCAACTCGAGCACAGGCCCGATCGAGGGTCCCGCCTCTGCAGCTGTGGTCGTATGCGGCCCTTCCGGAATGGTTAAGGACGCTGCGAatgcaacagcaacgcTTCAGCGCGACATTCTATGCGGCAAGCTGTCCAGTCTTGATAATGTTTCTCTGATCACTGAACATTTTGGCTTCTAA